In Juglans regia cultivar Chandler chromosome 13, Walnut 2.0, whole genome shotgun sequence, the DNA window catacttacatgacatgtgatattttcaccatttttgcatattgcatctatatatgtcattttcacataaaaagcttgctacatatgcacatgtcatgaaatacatttttttcaacatagtatgaaaatatttttgtcacgaccccaaaggttAAGATGGAGAATTATCATAGTGGAACTcatctgtccactctggagttttaagaatggagtggtaactcctAGGATGATGAAAAATAGTCAACGAGGTTcaaatgagttctttttaaagaactcCGAAGCGAAGTCAAATTTTTATGACACCTAAGGCTAGTAGGTATAAGTGTTATAATGTTataatgttatgttatattaccaatgcattgagaacgagtctgcaGACATTGTAGTTTCAACGTAAGTTAAACTACGGTCACCAGAAGGTACTCATAGTGCACATGTGGAACTGTACGATAccacatgttatgatgttacGATTAAtgaatgatgaaatgttatgatgaaaattatatcttttgACGAttgaagtaaaaaagaaaaaaaaagggaaaaaaatgttcCCTGAACGAAAATTTgtgtctctgtttttttttaaatgttgaggaatctggatgggagacacacGCACATTTTCCTgcatttcattcatttcatatatatcattcttcatgcataatttatgtTTGTGCAATTTGGTtgttaacttactaagatttcatgaaaatctcaccccttgtggacccactataATTCTAACTGGAATGATAGAGATTGTGTCAGGATTCGAGAAGGATAAATTAGATGGAGCATTGGATATGGCTAATTAAAGAGGAGCCTAATCTCGAGAGGAGACTAGAAATGATTCTCATGTTTATAGCCCTAGTCTTTCATGCACTAGAACGCATGAAGCGATTAATTTAACTTTGGAGCACCTCCAACCCCCTTCCCTTTAGCTTTTCTCTTCTAGCTCCCAACCTTCCTTTTTCCCCTTACCACCTGTCCTTCCTCATTCCCTCTAGTTTCTTGCACCATTAGTATTTCCCCCTTAGTCCCCACAGAGCTCAACAAGTTATCATTAGCTAATGGGGTAGGATAAGACTCCTGTATTGCAGTACCCCCACTCCCCAAGGTCACTTCCCGAGCCCCTTCTTCCACTCCATCCCTCATTAAGATGTGAACACTTTCTCTACTTTCTCAAGTCTTCCTCTCTACCTCACTCTGAAAATTCTCAAGTCCAGCAGCTTGAGACCCCTCACTCTCCCCATTATTTTTAGGTATAAAGCACTCCTCTTCTGCCTCCATCTCTTTCCTCATGCCTCCTACTCTACCCTTACCTGCCATTTTTGCTCTCATCCATGGGCCATATTGACCTTTCCCCCTTTGTCTAGCATATACCCCTTATCTCCATGCACAATACACCCACAATCTAGGAAAATTCTCGGTAACTTCTCATATTGAAAGGGAATCCACATTTCTCCCCCTGCATATTTATTGTCCTCCCTCTCACTAAATTCTTCCTTATATCTAGCACAACATTTACCCATAAGAATTTCCCCCATGCTACATCCCCTTCTTGGATCTCTACCTCTATTACTCTCCCAATTGACTCCCCCATCTTCACTCCCATCTTGTGATTCATACAGTCTAGAGGTAAATTGGACATTTGAATCCATAAGCTTTGGTGGAAAAAGTCCACAGTTTGTATTTGGGCGTTCCCAACATACGACATTAATGCAGACAAATGGTTATCAAATAACCATGGACACCCCCTCATCACCATCCTCTTATCCCTTATAGTTGCAAATGAAACAACAAAGCAATTTGAACCAAGATCTCAGAAGGTTAGAGGTTTACTTAGCTTCCAGATCTTCTCCATGGTTGCTCCGATGACTTCCTTGTCTATCTTGCGCTCAGCAAAAACCTTCCCAATCAAGCTTCTCTCCCCCCAACTTCTTCAAATCTTCACTGTCACAAATGTTGACTGGCTCACTCTCTTCATCCTTCAGATTCAGTTTCTTCCAAATATCCTCCAACCCCTCCATAGAACCACCCTCTGATCACCTGAGTAACTAGATACTCACACAGTCCCCTCTCCTGCATGAGAAAACTGAACCCCTCCACCTAGGTCATTATCCCTCTTTTTGCCTTCAAGAAGATGCTGAGAGAGAAAAAACCGTTAGAGGAGACTCTAAACATAACTGGGTAATTTTATTTCAGGAGCAATTCATGTATAGGCAAGCTGATTTTTGGTGTTTACTTAGAAATCGATTAaccattaaattatttattttgtcaacACTGTCATTCTTTAGTGTCAAATTACTCTATTGATCAATAGGTCCAAGTTATTAGGGTAGTCATTGCATTTCAAAAATGGGTATCAATCACTGTAGTTAAAGATGTTTCTTCATCCATATATAGAATAGTTAGCGCGGTCAGGACTATTTATATCCTAGCCCACTGTTATATATGTTCATAACCATTCCCgacttataataaaaaagtagagAAGAATGGATCTAATCTTGTACTCATAATCTCAAATAGTTGATCTTCTCCAAAGCTGGCCAAATATACGACATACTAAGCTAGAGGCAACTTATTCGTGCTTTGTTCTCCTAAGAATGACTGATAATAACTTATGGAAATCATCACCGAACACAACAACTTTTCTGGCAAAATGTAGTTTAGAATTAATTATGTCCAGCAATAATTTGTCGAGTGCTAATGGAGCGTGtgtgattttttcaaaatctattgGAATTTTAGACTTTTACCAAGTTGTTCAATCACTTGGTAGTTTAGAAGCAGCTACTCCTGAAGACACGGTGGCTAGAGTAATGAGAATTTTAAACTTGATTGCAGTAAGAATTGTCTATAAAGAAAGGTTTTTCCTGTTCGACCAAGGCCATCAATAACAAACGCTCGAAGAATGTTTAAGAAACACCTTTGTATAATAACATGATATGCATATTTTTGTTAAGCATTCAACAATTGTGATGTAGTAAGGTCATCCGCAGAAATGACAATTGctatttcatttgttttttccttcGATGTACCAACATCGTCGTCGACAAAACTATGATGTTCAACTAAGTGATAGACGTGACTTATAACCTTGTACCCATGCATACCCATGCATTAACCTCTCATCCCTGAAGACCCACTCGCAATCACCTAATTTCCATCAAACAGTTCAAACCTCGAGAGGTTCTTACCATTATTATTTAACCTAAAATCACCCTAATAATATAATAGATTCCAAAATACAATCTACCCAGTAATACATACTTCATTACATACACACCCATTTTGATAcggatatgaacccgcaggaatgaAATCACTTGAACctataatcaatttgaaaactcaacccaagaaatccaaaatcaagtcaatggatggagaatctagaccagttgagaactcatttcaagaacctagattatattaaaatctagacccgttgaagaacctgtctcaagaacccaaattacaaggaggaactccacaaaggttgtgatttatctttgataagttcaaaagttcaatcaagaacacgaggagtaaactcaactcacaatgaaaattcaatattgtctaaaccttaaaatgaggctacaaagagtatttaaaccaaaacctaattaaaccctagccaaaataaagccctttCTCCAAAAAATACCCATGAATGAATAGTGCCACGCTACAGTAATTCTGCTACagtacttcttgaaaccctagttcctaaaaagtaactttccaaataagcccttggccacaatacaaggccttcccaaaaccctaaatcataagaaataagatatATGTGGGCTAAGCATCCTCAAgtccacttattctaaactaataaaataaatcctttaacaaattgaaaactttcaataacaataggcccaaacaataactctaagtcaCGTTTTCcacagcttgtatcaagtggagCAAAACTGATTCACCTTCTTTcaaacccatcttgagtgttgggctcttgctagcttcaatcccaagtggattgcaccaatccttgtaTTGCTTTATTGATCTTTTTGGTTCTTGATCtagtaattggcccatctggaacttgcaaaagatctttaaaactaggcccaccttggctCCCATCAGATACCCTAACATCTAACACCAATTTACACACTCACTTTCTTAGAGCTCCTTTATCCTTTAAAGATTTTGTAGGTACACAAGGTCATCAACACGCTAAAAATTAACTCACTAGCCCCTTGCATGTACACTCTTCTATTCAATTCCATGATATTGAACTCAACTCATGTATAAACACACACTCGGTCATGCTCTTTACTATCATTTTTGCTTAACCACAtgcaagagaaagagagttaatgtagagagagagagagagagagagagagagagagagagagagagagagagagagaggcttatgGTAAAAACATTGGATGTGTGCAAATGCTGGGTTGTGAGTGGATCATGTTGTGGTGCAGTTGGGAGGTGCAAGGATGGTATGGCTTGTTCTAGTTCAAAGGGTGGTTGGTTGGGGGCAGTTTTCGTGGTATAGGTTGGTTCATGTGCTAGTTGGAGCTACTATTTTCATGGTGCGAATTTGGTGTTGCGCATTGGGTTGCTTCCAACTACTTGAATTAATAAGGCATCTTACAAAATGACCCCATCagagttaaaaaaaagaagttaaaagaGTCAACTACAAAAATTGTTGGCAAATGGATTTATTAGGCCGAGTTCATCACCTTGGGGAGCATTAGTATTATTCATTAAGAAGAAAGACAGAACTCttaggatgtgcattgattatatgGAAGTGAACAAGGTAACAATAAAGAATGGATATCTCTTGCCTAGGATAGATGACTTGTTTGAACAGCTTCAGGGAGTTTCGATATTCTCTAAGATTGATATTTGGTCTGATTATCATCAATTAAGGATAAGGGAAGGTGATATATCCAAAATTGCATTTAGGACAAGATATGGGCATTTCGAATTCATGGTGATGTCATTAGGTTTATCTAACGCCCCAACAACATTCATGGATATCATGAATAGGGTATTCAGACCATTCTTGGGCATGTTTGTAGTCATATTCATAGATGATATCCTATATATTCCAAGGATGTCGAAGATCATAAGAGCCACTTGAGGTTGGTATTGCAAAAACTGAAAGAGCATTAGCAGTTCGCCAAACTCAACAAGTGTGAGTTCTAGTTAAAGGAGGTTAAATGACCGATATCTAAGGGAGGAGTCACAGTGGATCCTAGTAAGATTGAGGCTATCATGGATTGGTAGCGTCCCACAACGATACACAAAGTTAGGAGTTTCTTGTGACTAGTTGGCTATTATTAGAGATTCATTGAAGGATTACATTATCGAGTCCACTTACAACATTAGAAAGGAAGAAGGCTAAGTTCATTTGGACCGTGTTATGCGAACAAAACTTTGAGGAGTTAAAGCAAAAGTTGACCACAACCCTTGTTTTGGCACTGCTAGAACTCCAAAAGTCATTCGTGGTATTCAATGATGCATTAGAATATGGATTAGGGTCTAATGCAAGAAGGAAAGGCAGTGGCTTACTAGTCTAGCCAACTAAAGGATCATGAGAGGAACTACCCCACCCATGATATGGAGCTAGCAATAGTAGTGTTCGTCTTAAAGATTTGGAGACATTTCCTTTCTTGGGAAACTTGTGAGGTATACATGGACTACAAGAGTCTGAAACACCTCTTCATCCAGAAGAACCTCAACATGAGATAGAGGAGATAGCTAGAGACAAGAAGCGATTATCGGTATGAAATTATCATCCGAGAAAAGCCAACATGGTTGTCGATGCACTAAATTGGAAGTCTAGAGCAAGGCATAGGATGTTCTATGGAGGTATACTCACTTCTCAAATGAATGAGGAAATTGTTAGTTGGGATTTCACAACAAGAAGAAGTCATCCCTTCAATACAAGAGTTAAGGGTGATGGGCTATGATGAACTGAAGGACCAACAGAGGAAGGACCCAAATTTGTTGGATATCACCACCGAAGATTTAGAAGAGAGAAAGGACCTTTGCATTTTAGTCTGAACaaggaagaaaattttttttttacaaagagcTAAGAGTGATTTCGATGAATTCAAGACTTAAGGAAAATGTGCTTGCAGAAACCCGTTCATCGTCGTATTCGATACATCCAGGAAGCACTAAGATGTATTCAAGACTTAAGGAAAAGGTACCTTGGTCGCGCCTCTCGTCACCCTGTTGGTCTAATAGGGCCTCCATTTCCTCCACTTTTCTCCTTCTAGTGAAGTAATCTTTCGTCCAATGGCCGATAGTTTTGTGTTAGGTGTAGTATTTGGGGCGGGCTGATTCTCGCCATCGTTCATCCTTCAAGTTGGCTCTCGTTTGATTTCTATTACCAGGTTGGAGTGGATGCGAGGCCCATCCCTTCCACATGAGGTTTGCTCCTCCTTGCGCTTTGTTTCATGctccttatttttatttccttcacgGCTTGCCCCTCTGATTTGGTCAGCTGCCTTCCTATTTGCTCTTTCAAGCTCAGTACGCGTGGGGGCTGTGAGTGCTCAGAGCATGTCTTCGGCGTTTATAAAACCGTCAGCGCGGTCCATGAATTCCCTTAATGAAGTTGGAGTCTTTCATGTGATCTACACCAGGAAGGGGTTGTGAGGCCAGATTCCTACTAGCAATGCTACCAAGGTGATTTTCTCATCCTGGTCATCTGTCATCATGCGCTCTCTGTTGAACTGAGAGAGGTATGACTTCAAGCTTTCATCATCTCTTTGCTTCACAATTAGGAGGTAGGTAATAGGTTGCCTCCTTTTCCGGCTCGCCATGAACTACGTTAAGAAGAGGCAGGCTAGGTCGGTGAAGTTGATGATGGTTTCGAGCAGTAGGGACCCGAACCATGCTCTCACCACCTCCTTCATTGTAAGGGGGAATGCCCTGCATGCGACCTCACCAGGGAACCCATGTAGGGTCATGTGGGTTTTGAAAGTTTCCAGATGCTCTAAGGGATCCCTCGACCCGTCGTAAGCGTCTATCTGCGGAACTTTGAAACTTGGAGGTAGAGGTACTACCATAACTTCGGTGCTATATGGCAGCTCGGCACTGGTGAGTAATTGGTCCACTGTGGACGACGGGCCTACTCGTTTGAAGTTTCTAAAACTAGAGGTCCACCCTGCGTCATTCTTCTTCCGCCACTGTTGTCTCAAGGGGGTGACGGGTCTTAGAGTTATGGCTTTGTTGGTCAACCTCCGGTTCTCCGTCGCCCCTTCGCAAGGAAATATTTTCTGGCGAAGGGCTGCCATTTCTTCCATGAGTTTTTGTATTGTTGCAGTCTACTCGTCAATTCTTCCTTCCATCACTTCAGGTTGTGCTTCTCCACGTCGCGAGGCTGGAGAGTGCGTTGTTGCCAACATACGAATGACACACTACTTATAGGAAGCAGAATCCCACAGATGACGCCACTATTGATGTCTTGTTTCGCGGCCTAGATAACTCCACGCTATTGGGGCTCGGACTGGTTCCTACTAAGATGAAGAAAGGTGGGCTCGAGGTCTGTGGTACCTCCAATGCTCAAGTCAGTCTTGGTGAAGGAGATTAAGGGAGAATAGTTGTAGTCAGCATGGATGTAGATCTTAACCTTTTTATTGATCATGGGAGGAGTCTATTTATACCTGATTGTCTAGCCTTCATGGTAGTGGGGTGTCGCTCTGGATGAGATCAGATGTTCATGTAGTCCACTTGCCGTGCTATAGGCCATTTAGGTCTAATGGTGACTACTCCTGAATGCAGAATGCCTTCCCCTCAtggctctctccctctcattaACGCGGCTGTCTGGCCTTCATGGTAGTGCGGTGTCGCTTTGTATGGGATTGGGTGTTCATACTATCCTTCTGTAGTGGGCCGTCTGATGGTGACTGCTCCTGACACAAGGCCTCACGTTGAGTGTACCGAACCCCAGGACACATTAAATGCAAAGTGCCTTCCCCCCATAACTCTCTGTGTCTCATTAATGAGGCATGGCCCCAACCAGGCATTCCTACCTTCCTGCCATGTCTGGGCATTGTTCCTATCTAACCATCCCTTCTATTTGTGCCTCTTGAGTATGCTCAGCCTAGCCCAAACTTCATAGCTAGGCTCGAGCTCAGGCCCTTCTCTTAGTCCAGTCCAGGGAGCCCAGTCCCTTCTCCTGGTCTGGCCCAAGGGATAACACCCCTCACAACATCTTTTCTTGTTTATGGTTTACTTAAAACCTTGACGTGAGTTTGTCGATGAATAAATTGCAGGGACTTGTTTCGAATTAAACTATTATTCTTTGTTGATATTTTACAATTGATCAATGCTACTATACTTCCTAATTTATATCACTCATTTTGTCCCTTGATAtgggttattaaaaaaattaaaaacacaagcATAAAAGAGTAGATGGAATTTAGGATTTTAGCCttcatctttttgtattttcgggcactattttgttttaaatatatattttttaaattttttaataaaccatttAGAGGGcatagtagcattactctttccaATTTGGAATCAGAGATATCTTTTCCGATCATGGCAGAAGGCACTGGTGTCTCAGTTGGCAAAATTGTACAGGAGACAAgatcaccaataaaaaaaaaaaaatggaggaattCTAGTTGTAGGTTGGTCGGTTAGCTGCAAATTATGGTTTTCTTTCTCGTTTGCAAGATGGAAACTAGGATAATTCTCTTGTTGATTCATGTTTTAGCCAAGAAAACTCGAACAATGGTGGCTCTGGTGGAATACAAgcgaaaaaaatatatggaaacaTCGTTGCCCCTCTCACTTCCCTTCTTAGGAAGGATTCTTTGACAGAGACAGACACAGCCATTATAAATCCTGCTTTAAAAGGAAGCTGGACTCGTGGTCCTTAATGTGTCTTATCATCAGCACAAAAATTGATTACATTGTCGTTTTGAACTTCAAATAGGTCATTTGTATCTAATTAGCATGGGCCCGGTGGCTCCCGTTAGTGCATTttatgtgtgttttgttttactttttttacatgtattttttaacactctttaatatttttttaaaaaaaaatacaatatcattaaaaatattttcttaatcattaaaaaaaaaaatcccaacggGAGTTCGTAGAGGGAAGACTAGCATTTTCCAATTAATTTGGGCTTgccatattatgaaaaaaactgTTTTGTCTGTACAGAAATCTTCTACAAAAGAGTCTATATATTGACACGATTTAATGTAAGGGTGTTGAACCGGACCGGATTTTTTCCAGttccggtccgaaacccggaaatccgggtgcatccgggcggataaccgcccggattaCACTCGGGCGGTTAAAAAACTCCGGATCCCGTTACGGATCCGGTCatgtgacccggttatccgtaaccgggtcaTTTAAAGGCGAAAAAAACCCGCCTTCAATCCGTCCGTCACTCTCGTCTTCTCGAAAAGTTAGGGTTTGCTCGTCGCGAATCCGTCGTCACTCTCAGTCTCGAATATGCCTCGTCTTCAATCCGTcgtctctctcggtctctctccgTCACTCTCAGACCCGGTTATCCATCCGTCACTCACACTCTCAGTCTTCTCGAATAGTTAGGGTTTGCTCGTCGCGAATCCGTCGTCACTCTCAGTCTCGAATCTGCCTCGTCCTCAATCCGTCGTCTCTCTGGTCTCTCTCGGTCTCGAATCCGCcttctctctcagtctctctcgaATAGTTAGGGTTTGTTGTCTCGTCTTCCGACCTCACCGAGACACGGAAACAGAAATTTTGAAGTGCTTAAGGtattttcctttgctttgtAAGCTTATTTCGACACTTTATTAGTGGATTTTTtcatttgctctgtttttcacatGTAAGTTTTAATCACTGTTTTATGTAATACTCGGtttgtttagtttatattatttttcctttgctctATTTTTCACATGGGATTTAGTTTTATTGCCATTACAGTGGGTTTACATGTAAgggttcacatgatcatatgatCATTAGTGGTGACAAAAAGTTTGGGGGAAATATGTTGTTTAGCCTAAGGCTTTGGAGTTATATAAGATGAGTGTCAACAATAAGATACTTGTGGTTATAGATCTGTAAAAAGAGTTTCTCCTCCTAAAACTAAAAGCCATCTACTTGCAGTAATGAAACAAGTGAGGTTCTGGTTTTGCATATTGGACcatagaagaaatatttttttcttaatgattaaaagcCATCATTTGTGCTTCTGCAGTTGGAATGCAACTTATGAGAATCTACTTACCATCAACAAGCCTTTCCCCCAGCCCATCCCCCTTCCTGTAAGTTGTTATGGATTGAGCATGTTTCCTCTATTTTCATTGCTTGTAAATGTTAATACACTATTCTACTTGAAAAGTACCAAGAGGGTGCTTGGATCATGTATTGCTTAAGATAATAACACTGTGAATGATGCAATTCTGTGCAGAAGGATTAATGACTTAATTGGAGAGGGTTCATCTTTTCATTGCCATTTTTTGCTTACTTTAGGATGCTTTTAGATTTACTGATTGAGTCTGATTGAAAGGTTGGTGATGATCCTGTAGAAAGCCTTTGcatgtttaaatattatcttaaaatataaGTCATCAAATTCcttgaaaatatattcataGTAGCATGCCGAGGGAcaatttcattcatatttttcctttgttattGTGCCTGAATATGTGTGCAACATTAATAATTCTGCATCACACTTTCTTATGGAGAATTCATATTCATGAAATAAACAAGATTCTcgctaagttttttttttggaaatagcTAAGTTATTTTGGTTAGCTGCATCTCATCATAATTATTTCATGGGAATGCTAGTCTTACTCCGTTTTTCTACCCGAATTCATACTGGGCTTGGGAAATCTATGTAGCATATATGACCATGATGGTCATTTTGTTGATGAAGTTGTGAAAAATTAAGATCTGTGGTTAGGGGTAAGAAAAGAGAAGTGTGAAATCATTGTGTTTATGGCTCTTTTTTCATGAGAAGACACATTTTATCTATTGGATCGAAAGATCTCTATGTTGGATATATCAGTCTCAAATATTGTTGAATATTGCAGGTTTGTTCATGGCCCTGCAGCCCCGGATTGCACCATTTGTTGCAAGGGAATATGTCTTTGCAAGGGAATATGGGTTGCATTTGgtctattttgtaaatttatttcttttgttctttgtaaatttatattttagtttaattagttgtgatgtattattttttcttttcttttttgtaaatttatgtcttgcattgtgatgtaacaacaatattatttattttacacttatttattttgcttttttatttattttgtttgttaatttattatcagaattaaaaaaaaaaactaagtgctataaaaatatttttttaagttttaaagtcttttaaaaaaaaaaaacccggattaaatccggttataatccggatccggattaaatccggatccggattaaatccggatatccggttacaatccggttatccgcccggattaaatccggattaatccgggcggataaccgcccagATTTTaacatccggatccggatccggttatggccggatatccggatcgatccggatgaacacccctaattTAATGTAAccgtcaaattataaaactcTTTGTATTAATCAACGTCAATGTATAAAGTTCCTCGTGTAATATTTGCGTCTAGATGAAATGATAAAAACTACAAGAAGATTTGATgataatatacaaaattatgatTCAAAAATAGCTATAGCGTTACAAGACTTTGCTATATGTATCAAGGatttttcttgatctaaatCAGCCACACCATTTGGTAATCAAGATGAATTTTTCGCAACTTCCGAATGTTAAATGAGAACAAAATGAGAAAAGCTTGGGACCGAATAGCTCATTATACTTTATTAAGATTCAAACTCGTCAAACTGCTGCAGCATTTGAAAGATGGTATTCTGCGTTGGGGGCAGAGGTTGCATTCTCATCTGAGGGGTCTGGTCTCCATGGGTAAGAGTACTGTGTTGCCTTTTACGCACTGCTCGAACATGAGGCCATACATCAGCACCATCCACGCCTTCTGTGCTTACCACATCTGGTACTTCTGACCTTTTCCGCAAGCTTTCAGAAAATCTTCTATCATTCATGCCACCATCCTGCAAAGGAATCCCAAATGAAAATTCTAACATGAATCTCAATGTGGTAAAAGttcattatttatcaaaattccTTGAACATCCTGCTTTGCTTGTGAAATAGTTAATCGTATTGATCCATTTCAATAATTCACTAAAGAAAGTTGCTTGTCTATTGATTGAAGGACCAGAGTACTTCAAATGCTCAAACAGATTTAAGGTTTTTTGGAATAAAGAAATAGCTTCACAAGATTTAATTGAATTCATTTTATAATGCCATGAGATTAGGTACTTCTCAAACAAAACGTCTCTCAGTCATACTTAGAAACACTGTCTGCAGCCGAAACCACATTAACCATGTTTTAGGCAATTGTTGTGCAATTATCTAAACTGGATTTCAAAAGCTTGACATTAATTATAATCTTTGAATCCACTCAATCTTTTTGTATATGCATGTATCACTTGGGTTCTGATATAATCTGCGTTTCTCAAAATGCACTTCTTCTTTTTGTATTAGTTTCTGTTCTCTAGCACAACTCTGTTGACATAATGCGTCATTGAAGAGAATTAagggcccgtttggatacagaggcCATCTCACATCATCTCATGTCAtctaatttcactactattcacaaatcatctcaactcatctcatctcatcccactACCCATAGATATCTATTGAAGATCATTGTAGACTATTGAAGATCTGTAAACTATGCCCAAAAAGCAAAGGTGTATTTAGCCTGCTATGTGGAAAGAGACATGCAAGAATGAAAGAAGTTATCATTTGTTCagtttataaaatgattttagagtGATCCGAACGTGACATTTGTTCAATTTAGTTTTCATAATCCTAAATCTTTTTAAGCAGAAcaacaaatttcaaattgaTGACTGGTTCAGtggtttgataaaaaaaaatgagaaaacattcaAAATACAAGAGGAAGAACCTCTTATTCATGAAGTGGCAATATTTTTCTGAAAGAATTTTCCATTCTGTAATTTCTCCAAATTATGGAATAtcgattttgattttgattgtgATAATTTACAAGAAATAACTAAAACATGAAGAAAAGTGCAAGAGCCAGATACAAAAGAACCGAACTAGTATTCCTGAAATACCCGTCCTCAATCCCCAATCCTGCCATTGAAACCCAAGAGAATGCCAGGATACTAAAGAACTGAACTAGTTGGACGGTGAGCAACTAATCTAAAGTACAGCAATAAAATGAACAATTTCAACAAGCAATATCCACATAATCTAAAGATAGGATCAATAGAACAAAAAATTGGACGATGAAACCTGAATTGAAGTTGAATATATGATACAGACGAAACAAAATTCTTACGTTGAGAGCAGAAGAGGCAGGCATTGGGCATTTCACAGGCCGATCTTCATCGGGTGGTTCCATTGGGTGTTCCACAGGCCAGAATTCCATGTTTACAGCTTCAACCCTGAGACGGTGCCAACCCGTACCAATCCTGTATCTTGCCTCTCTGGTTTCCTCATCTGTCGATGGAACTTCAT includes these proteins:
- the LOC108987435 gene encoding uncharacterized protein LOC108987435 isoform X2 — protein: MLSGENEVPSTDEETREARYRIGTGWHRLRVEAVNMEFWPVEHPMEPPDEDRPVKCPMPASSALNDGGMNDRRFSESLRKRSEVPDVVSTEGVDGADVWPHVRAVRKRQHSTLTHGDQTPQMRMQPLPPTQNTIFQMLQQFDEFES
- the LOC108987435 gene encoding uncharacterized protein LOC108987435 isoform X1 encodes the protein MAKLDLLCSWPELMNPSMGLSRGDAFDRGENEVPSTDEETREARYRIGTGWHRLRVEAVNMEFWPVEHPMEPPDEDRPVKCPMPASSALNDGGMNDRRFSESLRKRSEVPDVVSTEGVDGADVWPHVRAVRKRQHSTLTHGDQTPQMRMQPLPPTQNTIFQMLQQFDEFES